The Flavobacterium sp. M31R6 nucleotide sequence ATAAGGATTAATAAGAATAGAAAAGCGCCATGCGAAAGTATAACCGCAAGTTTACCACTATTACTTTCGATTTCATACAATGGCATTTTTAGATAAAAATAAAGCAAAATACCAAAAAAAGGTAGAACTGCCAATAAAGCTGCCATTAAATTCCCGATTAAAGGGTACTTTTTAATTTTATGGGAATAAAACCAAATCAAGAAAATATAAGTAGAAAAAAACAAAACGGCTCTAAATGAAACAAAAAAAGCAATTAAAGCCACGAAAAAATTAAGGCTAAAATAGACTTGAAGTTTGGTTTTTTGACTCACTAAACGATCCAGTTGTGATTTATTTGGCTTGTTAATCAAGTCCTTTTTACTGTCGTAAAAACTATTGATAATGTATCCGGAAGCAATTGTTAAACTGGATCCCAATACAATTATAAAAAGTTGAAAATCCAGCAGTATTGACAAAGCTCTCCTCTCGGGAGCCAATATAAAAATAGCCGATAAATATTGGGCCAAAGCTATAATGGGAATATTATAACCTCTAACTACAGAGAACAAACTCACAATCTTTAATACAAATAGTTTATGCTGCCTGCTTAACATGGAGTTTGTTTAGAGTTTATAAGTAGCGCTTATTAAATTGGTTTGTTTACAAATAAAAAAATTAAAACTGATAAACGACTTCCAATTTAAAATCCTTCAATGACTCTTTTGCCTTTTCTAAATCTTGTGTAAATCCTAAGATATAGCCACCTCCGCCTGAACCACACAGTTTCAGATAATAATCATTTGAATCTATTCCTTCTTGCCAGATACCGTGAAACTGTTCAGGAATCATTGGTTTAAAATTATTCAGGACCACTTTTGATAATTGCTTAGTGTTTTCAAATAAAGACTTCATGTCTCCACCCAAAAAATTCTCAACACAAGCATCCGTATATTTTACAAATTGATTTTTTAACATCGTACGAAACCCTTTGTCTTTTAGGTTTTCCATAAAAATATTAACCATCGGAGCTGTTTCACCAACAATGCCCGAATCTAACAAAAACACTGCGCCTTTTCCCTCAAAACTTTGGGTAGGAATTCCGGTAGCTTCAATATTGTCTTTTGAATTTATCAAAATTGGAATACTCAAATAACTGTTCAATGGGTCAAGTCCCGAACTTTTTCCGTGGAAAAAACTTTCCATTTGCGAAAAAATAGTTTTTAGAGTCAATAATTTTTCACGTGTTAAATTCTCCAAAACCGTGATTTTATGTTGCGCATATTTATCATAAATAGCCGCTACCAATGCGCCGCTACTCCCCACTCCATATCCTTGTGGAATACTGGAATCAAAATACATTCCTGTTTGAACATCACTATTTAAAGTCTCTAAATCAAAAGTCACCAAATCAGGTTGGTCCTTTTGCAATTGTTCCAAATAAGCTACAAATCGTTTCAAATGACCATTTGATTGTATTGCTTCGTCCGAAGGATTAGCATCTTTCTTTAAAGCTCCATTGTAAAAATTATAAGGGATTGACAATCCTTTGGAGTCACGAATAATTCCGTATTCTCCAAAGAGTAATATTTTTGAGTAAAATAAAGGTCCTTTCATATATATTTTAAATTATCAATTTGGGGTTGGTAATTAGATTGTTTATTTCAAAAATCGACAACATCTCCACGATTTTCATTTTGTATTGCTATGTTTATTTCTTCTTGTTGTTCGGGTGTTAATTCCTCCCAAACCTCTTTCCTTTTGTCTTCAAAAACTGCCCTGATTTTCTTTAGAAGATCAACGTCTTTGGTTTTTACTATCTTCTTAATTAATTCTAATTTCTCCACATTCAAATCCATGATCGTCGCATTAAGAATTAAAGATACTAAAAAAAGGGATCAATTTAACAAAGCACCATTCCCAATTTCGTCGCAAAGGTACTGACCATTTTGGCAATAGCCAACTAATTCTGCTTTAATAAATTGCAACACTTTTTCTTTGACCTCATTTGGATACAAAACATGTACATTTGCTCCAGCATCCAAAGTAAAACAAACTGGTGTTTTGGTTTCACTTCTAAAT carries:
- a CDS encoding mevalonate kinase; this encodes MKGPLFYSKILLFGEYGIIRDSKGLSIPYNFYNGALKKDANPSDEAIQSNGHLKRFVAYLEQLQKDQPDLVTFDLETLNSDVQTGMYFDSSIPQGYGVGSSGALVAAIYDKYAQHKITVLENLTREKLLTLKTIFSQMESFFHGKSSGLDPLNSYLSIPILINSKDNIEATGIPTQSFEGKGAVFLLDSGIVGETAPMVNIFMENLKDKGFRTMLKNQFVKYTDACVENFLGGDMKSLFENTKQLSKVVLNNFKPMIPEQFHGIWQEGIDSNDYYLKLCGSGGGGYILGFTQDLEKAKESLKDFKLEVVYQF
- a CDS encoding geranylgeranylglycerol-phosphate geranylgeranyltransferase yields the protein MLSRQHKLFVLKIVSLFSVVRGYNIPIIALAQYLSAIFILAPERRALSILLDFQLFIIVLGSSLTIASGYIINSFYDSKKDLINKPNKSQLDRLVSQKTKLQVYFSLNFFVALIAFFVSFRAVLFFSTYIFLIWFYSHKIKKYPLIGNLMAALLAVLPFFGILLYFYLKMPLYEIESNSGKLAVILSHGAFLFLLILIREMIKDLENLKGDLANDYKTIPIIYGEEVSKKIITGLALLTVIPVYFLINVYDVGYMDIYFYSGFVIMIFFLLYLWKWETKEQYVLLHNVLKFLIVAGVFCIVLINPSVLWNGKKILMTI